A region from the Rhodamnia argentea isolate NSW1041297 chromosome 7, ASM2092103v1, whole genome shotgun sequence genome encodes:
- the LOC115737656 gene encoding two-component response regulator ORR3-like, translating into MGMAAAESRFHVLAVDDNVIDRKLIERLLKTSSYQVTTVDSGSKALEFLGLHEDDESNSDSPSILRNNHHQELEVNLIITDYCMPGMTGYDLLKKIKESSSLKNIPVVIMSSENDPLRIGRCLKEGAEEFFLKPVRPSDLKRLRPHMMKAVSKDQEQEKHEDEEDDEEGIKSQKHQQQQQQQQEQVEHYQQQSSPRPSGNSKRKAMEESLSPDRTRPRYSDIAAVV; encoded by the exons ATGGGCATGGCCGCAGCAGAGTCACGGTTTCATGTTTTAGCTGTTGATGACAACGTCATAGACAGGAAGCTGATCGAGAGGCTCCTCAAGACCTCCTCATATCAAg TTACTACAGTTGATTCTGGCAGCAAAGCTCTAGAATTTCTGGGCTtgcatgaggatgatgaaagcAACTCTGATTCACCATCCATTTTGAGGAACAATCATCATCAG gAATTGGAAGTGAATCTCATCATAACAGACTACTGTATGCCTGGAATGACAGGCTATGACTTGCTAAAGAAAATCAAG GAATCATCATCTTTAAAAAACATCCCAGTGGTCATCATGTCATCTGAAAATGATCCTTTAAGGATCGGCAG ATGCTTAAAAGAAGGAGCAGAAGAATTTTTCTTGAAGCCAGTGAGGCCATCAGATCTGAAAAGGCTTAGACCCCACATGATGAAAGCCGTATCTAAGGATCAGGAACAAGAGAAAcatgaagacgaagaagatgatgaagaagggATTAAGTCACAAAAGCatcaacaacagcaacaacagcagCAAGAACAGGTTGAACACTATCAACAACAATCATCACCAAGACCATCAGGCAATAGCAAGAGAAAGGCCATGGAAGAGAGCCTTTCCCCCGACAGAACAAGGCCCAGATACAGCGACATTGCCGCTGTGGTCTGA
- the LOC115737654 gene encoding tubulin-folding cofactor B-like, with product MATRLQQRPGDESVLLRLSHSNLKTFSSEIRLSLQTPVESVKEKLWRKCGTSMDSMCLELYDDTGSKVSNLDDNSRPLGFYSPLDGYRLHIIDLDPSSVTSGGWLEDTSLVEKYQISDEAYDKRDGTFKKFKEKIATQNASAFEPKITDNYMGDLCMSVKVGDRCEVEPGAKRGVVKFVGKAESLAPGFWIGVQYDEPLGKHDGMVKGARYFECPPLHGAMVRPDKVKVGDYPERDIFEEDEI from the exons ATGGCGACCCGCCTACAGCAGCGTCCGGGGGACGAGTCCGTGCTTCTCCGACTCTCTCACTCCAACCTCAAGACCTTCTCTTCCGAAATCCGGCTCTCGCTTCAG ACGCCGGTGGAGTCTGTGAAAGAGAAGCTCTGGAGGAAATGCGGGACGTCTATGGATTCTATGTGCCTCGAGCTCTATGATGACACTGGCTCCAAAGTTTCCAACTTGGATGATAACTCCAGGCCGCTTGGTTTCTATTCTCCACTTGATGG gtATCGGTTGCATATTATAGATCTTGATCCATCATCTGTCACCTCTGGTGGCTGGCTAGAAGATACTTCACTggtggaaaaatatcaaatttcagATGAAGCTTATGACAAACGCGATG gaactttcaaaaaatttaaggaaaaaatcgCAACCCAAAATGCATCAGCTTTTGAACCGAAG ATAACAGACAACTACATGGGAGATCTCTGCATGAGTGTCAAG GTAGGAGATAGATGTGAAGTTGAGCCAGGGGCTAAAAGAGGAGTAGTAAAATTTGTGGGTAAAGCAGAATCTCTTGCCCCTGGTTTCTGGATTGGAGTTCAATATGATGAACCATTGGGAAAGCATGATGGCAT GGTAAAAGGGGCACGCTACTTCGAGTGTCCTCCACTTCACGGTGCAATGGTCAGACCAGACAAAGTCAAG GTTGGGGACTACCCTGAACGAGATATTTTCGAGGAAGACGAGATATGA
- the LOC115737653 gene encoding pyruvate kinase 1, cytosolic-like isoform X1, with the protein MQGGQMIVEENTKLSSVLTPSKPSYIQSLTKIVGTLGPNSRSMEVIEACLKAGMSVARFDFSWLDGDYHQETLENLRMAMKNTKKLCAIMLDTTGPEMQVCNKTGNPIDFKADSHVTVTSDLSKELSAEVLPVDYAELAKMVRKGDTVYLGQHLFTGHETASVWLEVMETKGQDVICLVRNSATLAGSMFTVYVSNVPINLPTLTEHDKQVISKWGSRNNVDFISLSYACHGEDVKELREFLKKQNLSETQIYAKVETVEGLKHFDEILREADGIIFGRGNLGIDLPPEKVFLFQKYAVSKCNLMGKPVVITRVVDSMTGNLRPTRAEATDVANAVLDGADGIMLGAETLRGLYPVESITIVGKICAEAENVYNHSLHFKRIIRCVEEPMSYAESVASSAVRSAVKVKAALIVVFTSSGRAARLIAKYRPSVPVVAIVIPRLRANSLKWTLSGAAQVRQLLGVRGVYPILGSPDAATSGGEEPGLRLAIEHGRSVGLLKSNDRIVVFQKIGDSAVVKIVEVQGQLLV; encoded by the exons ATGCAGGGAGGCCAAATGATAGTTGAAGAGAATACCAAGCTCTCATCAGTTCTAACTCCTTCTAAACCT AGCTATATACAATCACTCACCAAGATAGTCGGCACTCTCGGACCTAATTCGCGATCCATGGAAGTAATCGAGGCATGCCTCAAGGCGGGAATGTCAG TTGCGCGTTTCGATTTTTCTTGGCTTGATGGAGACTACCATCAGGAAACTCTTGAGAATTTGAGGATGGCTATGAAAAACACTAAGAAGCTTTGTGCA ATTATGCTGGACACGACGGGTCCAGAGATGCAAGTATGCAACAAAACTGGGAATCCAATTGATTTTAAGGCTGATAGTCATGTAACCGTAACTTCAGACCTTTCTAAAGAACTATCTGCTGAAGTCTTACCAGTTGACTATGCAGAGTTAGCAAAG ATGGTTCGGAAGGGTGACACGGTTTATCTTGGACAGCATCTCTTCACAGGGCATGAGACTGCATCTGTCTGGCTCGAG GTCATGGAGACAAAAGGTCAAGATGTCATTTGCCTTGTGAGAAACAGTGCCACTCTCGCAGGCTCTATGTTCACTGTCTACGTATCCAATGTCCCGATCAACTTGCCCACATTAACTGAACATGACAAGCAG GTTATATCAAAGTGGGGCTCACGCAACAATGTTGattttatctctctttcatacgCCTGTCACGGGGAAGATGTAAAGGAG CTTAGGGAGTTCCTTAAGAAGCAGAATCTCAGCGAGACTCAAATATACGCGAAAGTTGAAACCGTGGAG GGCTTGAAACATTTCGACGAGATACTGCGGGAAGCAGATGGCATAATCTTTGGTCGGGGAAACTTAGGAATTGACTTACCCCCAGAAAAG GTCTTCTTGTTTCAGAAATATGCCGTGAGTAAATGCAACCTCATGGGCAAACCGGTCGTAATTACTCGAGTGGTTGATAGCATGACTGGAAACCTGCGTCCAACTCGGGCAGAAGCAACTGATGTTGCTAATGCTGTTCTTGATG GTGCCGACGGGATAATGCTAGGTGCAGAGACCCTTCGGGGTCTCTATCCAGTGGAGTCCATAACAATTGTGGGCAAGATTTGTGCTGAA GCTGAGAATGTGTACAACCATTCCCTCCATTTCAAGAGAATCATCAGATGTGTTGAAGAACCCATGTCCTATGCAGAATCCGTCGCCTCATCAGCG GTACGTTCAGCTGTTAAGGTCAAGGCTGCACTAATTGTTGTTTTCACATCTTCCGGCAGAGCGGCAAG GCTAATTGCAAAATACAGGCCATCTGTGCCTGTAGTTGCGATCGTGATCCCTCGTCTCCGGGCGAATTCACTGAAATGGACTCTCTCTGGCGCTGCGCAG GTTAGGCAGTTGCTTGGAGTGAGAGGTGTTTACCCAATTTTGGGTAGCCCAGATGCT GCGACTTCAGGCGGTGAAGAACCTGGACTGAGACTAGCTATTGAACATGGTAGATCGGTCGGATTGCTCAAATCTAACGACCGCATTGTCGTCTTCCAGAAAATTGGAGACTCGGCAGTGGTGAAGATCGTTGAGGTTCAAGGCCAGCTCTTGGTATGA
- the LOC115737653 gene encoding pyruvate kinase 1, cytosolic-like isoform X2, producing the protein MQGGQMIVEENTKLSSSYIQSLTKIVGTLGPNSRSMEVIEACLKAGMSVARFDFSWLDGDYHQETLENLRMAMKNTKKLCAIMLDTTGPEMQVCNKTGNPIDFKADSHVTVTSDLSKELSAEVLPVDYAELAKMVRKGDTVYLGQHLFTGHETASVWLEVMETKGQDVICLVRNSATLAGSMFTVYVSNVPINLPTLTEHDKQVISKWGSRNNVDFISLSYACHGEDVKELREFLKKQNLSETQIYAKVETVEGLKHFDEILREADGIIFGRGNLGIDLPPEKVFLFQKYAVSKCNLMGKPVVITRVVDSMTGNLRPTRAEATDVANAVLDGADGIMLGAETLRGLYPVESITIVGKICAEAENVYNHSLHFKRIIRCVEEPMSYAESVASSAVRSAVKVKAALIVVFTSSGRAARLIAKYRPSVPVVAIVIPRLRANSLKWTLSGAAQVRQLLGVRGVYPILGSPDAATSGGEEPGLRLAIEHGRSVGLLKSNDRIVVFQKIGDSAVVKIVEVQGQLLV; encoded by the exons ATGCAGGGAGGCCAAATGATAGTTGAAGAGAATACCAAGCTCTCATCA AGCTATATACAATCACTCACCAAGATAGTCGGCACTCTCGGACCTAATTCGCGATCCATGGAAGTAATCGAGGCATGCCTCAAGGCGGGAATGTCAG TTGCGCGTTTCGATTTTTCTTGGCTTGATGGAGACTACCATCAGGAAACTCTTGAGAATTTGAGGATGGCTATGAAAAACACTAAGAAGCTTTGTGCA ATTATGCTGGACACGACGGGTCCAGAGATGCAAGTATGCAACAAAACTGGGAATCCAATTGATTTTAAGGCTGATAGTCATGTAACCGTAACTTCAGACCTTTCTAAAGAACTATCTGCTGAAGTCTTACCAGTTGACTATGCAGAGTTAGCAAAG ATGGTTCGGAAGGGTGACACGGTTTATCTTGGACAGCATCTCTTCACAGGGCATGAGACTGCATCTGTCTGGCTCGAG GTCATGGAGACAAAAGGTCAAGATGTCATTTGCCTTGTGAGAAACAGTGCCACTCTCGCAGGCTCTATGTTCACTGTCTACGTATCCAATGTCCCGATCAACTTGCCCACATTAACTGAACATGACAAGCAG GTTATATCAAAGTGGGGCTCACGCAACAATGTTGattttatctctctttcatacgCCTGTCACGGGGAAGATGTAAAGGAG CTTAGGGAGTTCCTTAAGAAGCAGAATCTCAGCGAGACTCAAATATACGCGAAAGTTGAAACCGTGGAG GGCTTGAAACATTTCGACGAGATACTGCGGGAAGCAGATGGCATAATCTTTGGTCGGGGAAACTTAGGAATTGACTTACCCCCAGAAAAG GTCTTCTTGTTTCAGAAATATGCCGTGAGTAAATGCAACCTCATGGGCAAACCGGTCGTAATTACTCGAGTGGTTGATAGCATGACTGGAAACCTGCGTCCAACTCGGGCAGAAGCAACTGATGTTGCTAATGCTGTTCTTGATG GTGCCGACGGGATAATGCTAGGTGCAGAGACCCTTCGGGGTCTCTATCCAGTGGAGTCCATAACAATTGTGGGCAAGATTTGTGCTGAA GCTGAGAATGTGTACAACCATTCCCTCCATTTCAAGAGAATCATCAGATGTGTTGAAGAACCCATGTCCTATGCAGAATCCGTCGCCTCATCAGCG GTACGTTCAGCTGTTAAGGTCAAGGCTGCACTAATTGTTGTTTTCACATCTTCCGGCAGAGCGGCAAG GCTAATTGCAAAATACAGGCCATCTGTGCCTGTAGTTGCGATCGTGATCCCTCGTCTCCGGGCGAATTCACTGAAATGGACTCTCTCTGGCGCTGCGCAG GTTAGGCAGTTGCTTGGAGTGAGAGGTGTTTACCCAATTTTGGGTAGCCCAGATGCT GCGACTTCAGGCGGTGAAGAACCTGGACTGAGACTAGCTATTGAACATGGTAGATCGGTCGGATTGCTCAAATCTAACGACCGCATTGTCGTCTTCCAGAAAATTGGAGACTCGGCAGTGGTGAAGATCGTTGAGGTTCAAGGCCAGCTCTTGGTATGA
- the LOC115737653 gene encoding pyruvate kinase 1, cytosolic-like isoform X3: MQGGQMIVEENTKLSSVLTPSKPSYIQSLTKIVGTLGPNSRSMEVIEACLKAGMSVARFDFSWLDGDYHQETLENLRMAMKNTKKLCAIMLDTTGPEMQVCNKTGNPIDFKADSHVTVTSDLSKELSAEVLPVDYAELAKMVRKGDTVYLGQHLFTGHETASVWLEVMETKGQDVICLVRNSATLAGSMFTVYVSNVPINLPTLTEHDKQVISKWGSRNNVDFISLSYACHGEDVKELREFLKKQNLSETQIYAKVETVEGLKHFDEILREADGIIFGRGNLGIDLPPEKVFLFQKYAVSKCNLMGKPVVITRVVDSMTGNLRPTRAEATDVANAVLDGADGIMLGAETLRGLYPVESITIVGKICAEAENVYNHSLHFKRIIRCVEEPMSYAESVASSAVLNFFMYQLSKDDFYRSTWTHKSRSNYLVWYV; this comes from the exons ATGCAGGGAGGCCAAATGATAGTTGAAGAGAATACCAAGCTCTCATCAGTTCTAACTCCTTCTAAACCT AGCTATATACAATCACTCACCAAGATAGTCGGCACTCTCGGACCTAATTCGCGATCCATGGAAGTAATCGAGGCATGCCTCAAGGCGGGAATGTCAG TTGCGCGTTTCGATTTTTCTTGGCTTGATGGAGACTACCATCAGGAAACTCTTGAGAATTTGAGGATGGCTATGAAAAACACTAAGAAGCTTTGTGCA ATTATGCTGGACACGACGGGTCCAGAGATGCAAGTATGCAACAAAACTGGGAATCCAATTGATTTTAAGGCTGATAGTCATGTAACCGTAACTTCAGACCTTTCTAAAGAACTATCTGCTGAAGTCTTACCAGTTGACTATGCAGAGTTAGCAAAG ATGGTTCGGAAGGGTGACACGGTTTATCTTGGACAGCATCTCTTCACAGGGCATGAGACTGCATCTGTCTGGCTCGAG GTCATGGAGACAAAAGGTCAAGATGTCATTTGCCTTGTGAGAAACAGTGCCACTCTCGCAGGCTCTATGTTCACTGTCTACGTATCCAATGTCCCGATCAACTTGCCCACATTAACTGAACATGACAAGCAG GTTATATCAAAGTGGGGCTCACGCAACAATGTTGattttatctctctttcatacgCCTGTCACGGGGAAGATGTAAAGGAG CTTAGGGAGTTCCTTAAGAAGCAGAATCTCAGCGAGACTCAAATATACGCGAAAGTTGAAACCGTGGAG GGCTTGAAACATTTCGACGAGATACTGCGGGAAGCAGATGGCATAATCTTTGGTCGGGGAAACTTAGGAATTGACTTACCCCCAGAAAAG GTCTTCTTGTTTCAGAAATATGCCGTGAGTAAATGCAACCTCATGGGCAAACCGGTCGTAATTACTCGAGTGGTTGATAGCATGACTGGAAACCTGCGTCCAACTCGGGCAGAAGCAACTGATGTTGCTAATGCTGTTCTTGATG GTGCCGACGGGATAATGCTAGGTGCAGAGACCCTTCGGGGTCTCTATCCAGTGGAGTCCATAACAATTGTGGGCAAGATTTGTGCTGAA GCTGAGAATGTGTACAACCATTCCCTCCATTTCAAGAGAATCATCAGATGTGTTGAAGAACCCATGTCCTATGCAGAATCCGTCGCCTCATCAGCGGTACTAAACTTCTTCATGTACCAGCTgtctaaagatgatttttacAGGTCGACTTGGACCCATAAAAGCCGCTCTAATTATCTTGTTTGGTATGTCTGA
- the LOC115737655 gene encoding DNA-directed RNA polymerase V subunit 5A, translating to MEVDGPEVAAAANGQTRPRCMSSYVDEGSTESHRYYLARRTLLEMLRDRGYAIASSEIDLSLAEFRASHGQSPDIDRLRISNSLRSDPSKRVLAYFCNPGPVKVNSIRYISGQIANKEGLSGLILVLQGEMTNQALKSLDLFSFKVEVFQITDLLVNITKHVLKPKHRVLTDQEKQSLLKKYSIQEKQLPRMLKNDAIARYYGLEKGQVVKVTYSGDVTGTHVTYRCIW from the exons ATGGAGGTCGACGGCCCGgaagtggcggcggcggcgaacgGACAGACGCGGCCGCGGTGCATGAGCAGCTACGTCGACGAGGGCAGCACGGAGAGCCACCGCTACTACCTGGCCCGCAGGACCCTCCTCGAGATGCTCCGGGACAGGGGCTACGCAATTGCCTCCTCCGAGATCGATCTTTCTCTCGCGGAGTTCCGGGCCTCCCATGGCCAGAGCCCCGACATTGACCGCCTCCGCATTTCCAACTCTCTCCGCTCCGACCCTTCTAAGCGA GTGTTGGCGTATTTTTGCAATCCTGGTCCTGTAAAAGTCAATAGTATCCGTTATATTAGTGGGCAAATTGCTAACAAAGAAGGTTTGAGCGGGTTGATATTGGTCTTGCAAGGTGAAATGACCAATCAAGCTCTTAAATCACTGGATCTTTTCTCGTTTAAAGTTGAAGTATTCCAG ATAACCGACTTGCTTGTGAATATAACTAAGCATGTCCTCAAGCCTAAACATCGTGTTCTAACGGATCAAGAAAAGCAAAGTCTTTTAAAGAAGTACAGTATACAGGAGAAGCAG CTTCCAAGGATGCTGAAGAACGATGCAATCGCAAGGTATTACGGACTTGAGAAGGGTCAGGTTGTAAAAGTTACCTACAGTGGTGACGTAACTGGCACGCATGTTACGTACCGCTGTATCTGGTGA
- the LOC115737784 gene encoding pentatricopeptide repeat-containing protein At2g35030, mitochondrial translates to MLGLWRSSLCSNKAAKRIIPVLGVFRVYHSTNDSAGLRVRLQDTSFQGVKSSIAGSTWLMTKLGKEGRILEARKVFDEMAVRDEMAWTTLISAYIKCGLIEEARKLFDRADAKKNVVTWTAMLGGYVKLGRIREAETLFDEMPHRNAVSWNTMIDGYARNNQVDSALKLFESMPGRNVVSWNTVIAALVKRGRIVEAKTLFDQMPRRDVISWTAMVAGLSKSGMIDEARELFDKMPERNVVSWNAMITGYAQNKRSKDALDLFERMPERDVPSWNTMVTGLIHNGDIERARDLFNEMTQRNVVSWTTMITGYVQDGQNEEALKILLKMMADDEIKPNQATFVSILGACSDSAGLGEGKQIHQVICKTPYHDDRFVASALINMYSKCGELVTARKMFDDGLWSQRDLISWNCMIAAYAHHGCGREAITLFNQMTDLGFKPDDSTFVGLLSACSHAGLVEEGLEYFSRLVRDGSVQLKEDHFACLIDLCSRAGRLEEAFDCIEQVADKPSACLWGALLAGCNYHGNAEIGKVAAEKLFELEPDNAGTYSLLSNIYASMGKWRDAARVRLEMKEGELKKQPGCSWIEVGNTFHVFVVGDKSHRQKELIYPFLLDLHSKMKMKRSSSVQNDVDRAEDDDFSEA, encoded by the coding sequence ATGTTGGGGTTATGGAGATCGTCACTCTGCTCCAACAAGGCCGCCAAGAGAATCATCCCTGTTCTGGGTGTTTTCAGGGTTTATCACTCCACAAACGATTCTGCCGGTCTCAGAGTTCGTTTGCAGGATACTAGTTTTCAGGGTGTCAAATCGAGCATTGCTGGGTCTACTTGGCTGATGACGAAGCTCGGTAAGGAAGGGCGGATCTTGGAAGCACGCAAGGTGTTCGATGAAATGGCTGTGAGAGACGAGATGGCGTGGACCACTCTGATATCTGCTTATATCAAGTGTGGGTTGATTGAAGAGGCACGTAAGCTGTTTGATAGGGCAGATGCCAAGAAAAATGTGGTGACTTGGACGGCCATGCTTGGTGGGTACGTGAAGTTGGGTAGAATACGTGAAGCGGAGactttgtttgatgaaatgccccatAGAAATGCTGTCTCGTGGAACACTATGATTGACGGGTACGCACGAAACAATCAAGTTGACTCGGCCTTGAAGTTGTTTGAGAGCATGCCGGGGAGGAATGTGGTTTCATGGAATACAGTTATCGCTGCTTTGGTAAAGCGTGGGAGGATTGTGGAGGCAAAGACGCTTTTTGATCAGATGCCGAGAAGGGATGTAATTTCCTGGACAGCAATGGTGGCAGGTTTGTCTAAAAGTGGAATGATCGATGAGGCAAGAGAGTTGTTTGATAAAATGCCAGAACGTAATGTCGTCTCATGGAACGCAATGATCACTGGTTATGCACAGAATAAGAGGTCAAAGGATGCTCTTGATTTGTTCGAGAGAATGCCAGAGAGGGATGTGCCATCATGGAATACGATGGTCACGGGGCTTATTCACAATGGAGACATAGAGAGGGCCAGGGATTTGTTCAATGAGATGACCCAGAGGAATGTTGTCTCTTGGACTACCATGATCACAGGGTATGTTCAGGATGGGCAAAATGAAGAAGCGCTGAAGATATTATTGAAGATGATGGCTGATGATGAGATAAAGCCTAATCAAGCAACCTTCGTGAGCATTTTGGGCGCTTGCAGTGACTCGGCGGGTCTTGGGGAAGGAAAGCAAATTCATCAGGTAATTTGTAAAACACCATATCATGATGATAGGTTTGTGGCATCGGCTCTCATAAACATGTATTCAAAATGTGGGGAGTTAGTCACTGCAAGGAAGATGTTTGACGATGGTTTGTGGAGCCAAAGGGATTTAATATCATGGAACTGTATGATTGCAGCTTACGCTCATCATGGATGTGGAAGAGAGGCGATCACTCTGTTCAACCAAATGACAGATTTGGGTTTTAAACCCGACGACTCCACCTTTGTGGGGTTGCTCTCCGCATGTAGCCATGCTGGTTTAGTGGAGGAGGGCCTAGAGTACTTCAGCAGGCTTGTGCGGGACGGATCCGTGCAGTTGAAAGAAGATCACTTTGCATGTTTGATTGATCTGTGCAGTCGAGCGGGTAGGCTGGAGGAAGCTTTCGATTGCATTGAGCAAGTTGCGGACAAGCCATCTGCATGTCTTTGGGGAGCCCTTCTAGCGGGATGCAACTATCACGGGAATGCAGAAATCGGCAAGGTGGCTGCAGAGAAGCTTTTCGAGTTGGAACCAGACAACGCTGGTACATATTCATTGCTGTCTAATATATACGCATCGATGGGTAAATGGAGAGACGCTGCAAGAGTGAGGTTGGAAATGAAGGAGGGGGAGTTAAAGAAGCAGCCGGGTTGTAGTTGGATTGAGGTGGGGAATACGTTTCATGTGTTTGTGGTTGGCGACAAGTCTCATCGTCAAAAGGAGCTTATCTATCCTTTTCTCCTCGATCTTCActcgaaaatgaaaatgaagaggTCTAGTTCTGTACAAAATGATGTTGATCGAGCAGAGGACGATGACTTTTCGGAAGCATGA